From Agrobacterium tumefaciens, a single genomic window includes:
- a CDS encoding winged helix-turn-helix transcriptional regulator, which translates to MGIFTEEAEDIGFSPTQFSALAFVQIEPGIQQNMLGERIALDRSSVTKCVEILEARELITRTVDPSDKRARLLHITPAGIEVLDQLTKAAARARARIEASMGKDQFQAFLKSMNDFIAVPASEKQDKD; encoded by the coding sequence TTGGGCATATTTACCGAGGAAGCGGAGGACATTGGCTTTTCTCCGACACAGTTCAGCGCACTTGCCTTTGTGCAGATTGAACCTGGCATTCAACAGAACATGCTTGGCGAACGCATCGCCCTTGATCGCTCTTCGGTCACCAAGTGTGTCGAGATTCTGGAGGCACGCGAACTGATCACACGAACGGTTGACCCCTCTGACAAACGCGCCCGCCTTCTCCACATCACGCCGGCAGGGATCGAAGTTCTGGATCAACTCACCAAAGCTGCTGCCCGTGCCCGCGCCCGGATTGAAGCCTCCATGGGGAAGGATCAGTTCCAGGCGTTCCTCAAGAGCATGAATGATTTCATCGCGGTGCCTGCATCTGAAAAGCAGGACAAGGATTGA
- a CDS encoding dehydrogenase: protein MVPQTPNTLSRRSLLLGGASLIGGSMLATLCPPLSLAATDAADMSGRFMRMSNLLIDHRLNADVGARIAETASKQYARCSEMLDAIIAIAEKNNARVVEDFFPDVPDGELKDFAFWVISAWYSGCSSEKRDATVFTFEEALTFKTTSDMVTIPSYGLTGPNMWHRPSVPLSAMPRF, encoded by the coding sequence ATAGTGCCCCAAACACCCAACACTTTATCTCGCCGCAGCTTGCTGCTCGGCGGAGCAAGCCTCATCGGCGGCAGCATGCTTGCTACACTCTGTCCGCCGCTGTCGCTTGCAGCGACAGATGCCGCCGACATGAGCGGGCGCTTCATGAGAATGTCCAACCTGTTGATCGACCATCGGCTGAATGCCGATGTTGGCGCGCGCATCGCAGAAACGGCCTCCAAGCAATACGCCCGCTGCTCCGAGATGCTTGATGCAATCATCGCCATTGCAGAGAAAAACAACGCGAGAGTCGTTGAGGACTTCTTCCCCGACGTTCCGGATGGAGAACTGAAGGATTTCGCTTTTTGGGTGATATCTGCCTGGTATAGCGGCTGTTCCTCCGAAAAGCGCGACGCGACGGTCTTCACCTTCGAAGAAGCGCTCACCTTCAAGACGACGAGCGATATGGTGACGATCCCGTCTTACGGACTGACTGGCCCAAACATGTGGCACCGTCCAAGCGTGCCGCTCTCGGCTATGCCGCGTTTCTAA
- a CDS encoding response regulator transcription factor, whose product MIYVVDDDASVREALSLLLATYGKEVTAFSDAAHLLAHLDKTKPGVLILDLRMPATSGLQLLKKLSEMDIDWPAIMITGHGDIEACRRAFKAGVMDFLVKPVDEHVLIDAITSCEAKLSELMAQHETGKLLEQLTSREREVIDLVTKGFGSKEIAAALGVSIRTVDSHRANIALKLGTPAVAEQTRIWLALNR is encoded by the coding sequence ATGATCTACGTCGTCGATGATGATGCCTCCGTTCGCGAAGCCCTTTCTCTGCTTCTCGCCACCTACGGCAAAGAGGTGACCGCTTTTTCCGATGCCGCCCATCTTCTTGCCCATCTGGACAAAACAAAGCCAGGTGTCCTCATTCTGGATCTGCGCATGCCAGCAACCAGCGGACTTCAGCTTCTGAAAAAACTGTCCGAGATGGATATAGATTGGCCGGCGATCATGATCACCGGGCACGGCGATATCGAAGCCTGTCGTCGCGCTTTCAAGGCAGGCGTCATGGATTTTCTGGTGAAGCCGGTGGACGAACATGTACTGATTGACGCGATCACATCATGCGAAGCCAAGCTGTCAGAATTGATGGCGCAGCACGAAACGGGCAAGCTGCTGGAACAACTCACCAGCCGCGAACGCGAAGTCATCGACCTTGTCACAAAAGGTTTCGGCAGCAAAGAGATCGCGGCCGCGCTCGGTGTATCGATCCGTACCGTGGACAGCCACCGGGCAAATATTGCGCTGAAACTTGGAACGCCTGCCGTTGCCGAGCAGACGCGTATCTGGCTTGCGCTTAATCGGTAA
- a CDS encoding c-type cytochrome yields the protein MTKKTFALALALGAFLPGISTAQEFSKELVDRGKYLATAADCIACHTNHHGGEPMAGGLPMASPVGTIMSTNITPSKQFGIGNYSEAEFANAVRKGVRADGANLYPAMPYVSYSAMTDEDIHALYAYFMQGVEPVEKEAPQTSLPFPMNIRASMMGWNLLFRPSETHVDDPQRSAEWNRGRYLAEGAAHCSTCHTPRGLLMQEQKAANLSGGQVGPWYAPDITNDQVTGIGSWSQQDLVTYLKTGRLDHRAQAAGSMAEAISYSFQHLTDADLNAIATYIRSVPSARPAKEAAAPTRFDLGSAANELTGFRGQNYAKGLAGVNSGAQIYSANCASCHGFNAEGTGDGYYPSLFKNAATAGDNGVNLIATILYGVDRHTGDDHAFMPPFGDQSNALTSLNNVEVASLANYIFKHYGNADLAVTPDDVQVIRNGGPASNLVVMAQIGVGAGATVALVILAAGLYVLLRRRHRKSTMTLQG from the coding sequence ATGACTAAAAAGACATTCGCTCTCGCCTTGGCTCTCGGCGCTTTCCTGCCGGGCATCAGCACTGCGCAGGAGTTCTCGAAAGAACTGGTGGACAGAGGCAAATACCTCGCCACCGCCGCCGATTGCATCGCTTGCCATACAAATCATCATGGCGGCGAACCAATGGCCGGCGGCTTACCGATGGCCTCTCCCGTTGGCACGATCATGTCGACCAACATCACGCCATCGAAACAATTCGGTATCGGAAATTACAGCGAAGCGGAATTTGCCAACGCTGTCCGAAAGGGCGTTCGTGCCGACGGTGCCAATCTTTACCCGGCGATGCCTTATGTGTCCTATTCTGCGATGACGGATGAGGACATACACGCACTTTATGCCTATTTCATGCAGGGCGTCGAGCCGGTTGAGAAAGAGGCCCCGCAGACCAGCCTTCCTTTCCCGATGAACATCCGGGCGTCGATGATGGGCTGGAACCTTCTGTTCCGCCCCAGCGAAACCCATGTGGATGATCCACAGCGGTCGGCCGAATGGAACCGTGGGCGATATCTCGCCGAGGGTGCTGCACACTGCAGCACCTGCCACACGCCACGTGGCTTGCTTATGCAGGAGCAGAAAGCTGCCAATCTCAGCGGTGGCCAGGTCGGCCCCTGGTATGCGCCTGACATCACCAACGACCAGGTGACCGGTATCGGTTCCTGGAGCCAGCAGGACCTCGTGACCTACCTGAAGACCGGTAGACTGGATCACCGCGCCCAGGCGGCCGGAAGCATGGCAGAAGCGATCAGCTACAGCTTCCAGCACCTGACAGATGCCGATCTCAACGCGATAGCCACGTATATTCGCAGCGTGCCATCCGCTCGCCCTGCGAAAGAGGCGGCAGCTCCGACCCGCTTCGATCTGGGCAGCGCGGCGAATGAATTGACCGGGTTCCGCGGTCAAAACTATGCAAAGGGCCTCGCCGGCGTAAACTCCGGTGCGCAAATCTACTCCGCCAATTGCGCATCGTGCCATGGCTTCAACGCTGAGGGCACAGGTGACGGATATTACCCAAGCCTGTTCAAGAACGCCGCAACTGCTGGTGACAACGGCGTCAATCTGATCGCAACGATCCTCTATGGTGTTGACCGTCATACCGGAGACGACCACGCATTCATGCCACCGTTTGGTGATCAGTCCAATGCGTTGACGTCGCTTAACAACGTCGAAGTGGCATCACTTGCCAACTACATCTTCAAACATTACGGGAACGCCGATCTTGCCGTAACGCCAGATGACGTTCAGGTTATCCGTAATGGCGGCCCAGCCTCCAACCTGGTGGTCATGGCACAAATTGGTGTCGGCGCCGGGGCAACCGTAGCCTTGGTTATCTTGGCTGCAGGACTTTATGTCCTGCTACGTCGGCGCCACCGCAAATCCACCATGACGCTACAGGGATGA
- a CDS encoding heme-degrading domain-containing protein codes for MSDLKTVLEQERRLVLPKFDEDIAFELGTIGWRIATERQLPIAIDIRTFDRQIVYLSRPGASSNNSEWVRRKANTVRRFLKSTYRIVLEQGREGEFSPKTGADIADYVMAGGGFPIVVQNAGIIGSLTISGLTGEEDHALAAQILMEHLKIDPA; via the coding sequence ATGAGTGATTTGAAGACCGTCCTGGAGCAGGAACGCAGACTTGTCCTGCCGAAGTTTGATGAAGATATCGCGTTCGAGCTTGGAACAATCGGCTGGAGAATTGCCACCGAGCGGCAACTGCCAATTGCCATCGATATCAGAACGTTCGACCGTCAGATTGTCTATCTGTCGCGCCCAGGCGCCTCCTCAAACAACAGCGAATGGGTGAGACGCAAGGCAAACACGGTGCGCCGGTTCCTGAAGTCAACCTATCGCATCGTGCTCGAGCAGGGTCGCGAAGGTGAGTTTTCACCGAAGACCGGTGCCGATATCGCCGACTACGTCATGGCAGGCGGTGGCTTCCCGATTGTCGTTCAGAACGCCGGAATTATCGGAAGCCTGACGATCTCAGGTCTGACCGGGGAAGAAGATCATGCTCTTGCAGCCCAGATCCTCATGGAACATCTGAAAATCGATCCAGCGTAA
- a CDS encoding VOC family protein, which translates to MADFITPPQNKTSPFAGMNGHHVAVRTPDLESAKRWYVEKLDFRVVAEWNYADEQLAYLAPATDDHFYIEILGGGDPAPIELRPYAGLGDSLKYAGYHHFCLNVTSVIDTVEELRKRGVTIVTEPFELPAISRRLAFFCDPFGNLIELAEVLA; encoded by the coding sequence ATGGCCGACTTTATTACTCCCCCTCAAAACAAAACATCGCCATTTGCCGGCATGAACGGGCACCATGTCGCCGTTCGCACACCTGACCTTGAAAGTGCCAAACGCTGGTATGTCGAGAAACTTGATTTCCGGGTGGTCGCGGAATGGAATTACGCAGATGAGCAACTCGCTTATCTTGCCCCAGCGACGGACGACCATTTCTACATCGAAATACTGGGGGGCGGCGATCCCGCTCCCATCGAGCTTCGTCCATACGCGGGCCTCGGAGACAGCCTGAAATATGCCGGCTACCACCATTTCTGCCTGAACGTCACCAGCGTCATCGATACGGTTGAGGAACTGCGAAAACGCGGCGTCACCATCGTGACCGAACCCTTTGAACTGCCCGCGATCAGCCGGCGTCTCGCGTTCTTCTGTGATCCCTTCGGCAATCTGATCGAACTTGCTGAAGTGCTTGCCTGA
- a CDS encoding NADH:flavin oxidoreductase/NADH oxidase, producing the protein MPQPQLFTPFKIRNLELENRITIAPMCTYSAVDGCMTDWHLIHLGQLALSGAGLLTIEATAVVPEGRISYADVGLYDDATEDAMRRTLEGVRKWSNIPIAIQLAHAGRKASTDLPWQGGGQIAPDHKNGWQTEGPSPVAFKSTDNAPTELSRERMNAIRDAFAEAAVRAARIGIDAVQIHAAHGYLLHSFLSPLANQRTDEYGGSLENRMRFPLEVFDAVRAAFPADKTVSVRVSATDWHDGGWNLEETVEFAKALELRGCDAINVSTGGLHVEQKIPVSPSYQVPFARVVKAAVKMPVVAVGLITEPSQAEGIVATGDADLIGLARTILYDPRWPWHAAAALGGEVSAAPQYHRSQPATLKTLFKAL; encoded by the coding sequence ATGCCCCAACCCCAACTTTTTACACCCTTCAAGATCCGTAACCTCGAACTCGAGAACCGTATAACCATTGCTCCTATGTGCACCTACTCGGCCGTCGACGGTTGCATGACGGATTGGCACCTTATTCATCTTGGGCAGCTTGCCCTTTCCGGCGCTGGTTTGCTGACGATCGAGGCGACAGCAGTTGTCCCTGAAGGGCGCATCAGCTACGCCGACGTCGGCTTGTACGATGACGCAACTGAAGATGCGATGCGCAGAACACTCGAAGGCGTCAGGAAGTGGTCGAACATCCCGATTGCTATCCAACTTGCTCATGCCGGACGAAAAGCATCGACGGATCTACCTTGGCAGGGTGGTGGGCAGATTGCGCCAGACCACAAGAATGGTTGGCAAACCGAGGGGCCGTCGCCTGTCGCATTCAAATCGACCGACAATGCGCCGACCGAACTCAGCCGCGAGCGCATGAACGCGATCCGCGACGCTTTCGCAGAAGCTGCCGTCCGTGCCGCGCGTATCGGCATCGATGCTGTACAGATACACGCCGCGCATGGTTATCTGCTCCATTCGTTCCTGTCGCCGCTCGCCAATCAGCGAACGGATGAATACGGTGGAAGCCTCGAAAACCGGATGCGCTTTCCGTTGGAAGTCTTCGATGCGGTGCGCGCTGCCTTCCCAGCAGACAAGACTGTCTCTGTCCGTGTTTCAGCGACGGATTGGCACGATGGTGGCTGGAATCTCGAGGAAACCGTTGAGTTTGCCAAAGCACTCGAGCTTCGCGGCTGCGATGCGATCAATGTCTCGACTGGCGGCCTGCATGTCGAGCAAAAGATCCCTGTTTCTCCTAGCTACCAGGTGCCGTTCGCGCGCGTTGTGAAGGCTGCCGTAAAGATGCCGGTCGTTGCTGTCGGATTGATCACCGAGCCATCTCAGGCGGAAGGTATTGTTGCGACGGGAGATGCCGATCTGATCGGTCTGGCCCGCACGATTCTCTATGATCCACGTTGGCCATGGCATGCTGCCGCAGCGCTCGGTGGCGAAGTTTCCGCCGCTCCTCAATATCACCGCAGTCAGCCGGCGACCTTGAAAACCCTGTTCAAGGCCCTCTAA
- a CDS encoding D-alanyl-D-alanine carboxypeptidase, which produces MPGKQPTKRMFKGALLVASCLASVPASATPVLVVDVASRDVLYQEDAGVPWYPASTTKMMTALLTFEALHANVVSLKTPVVMSRNATKQAFLESGLTFGRTMTIEDALYATITASANDVAVALAETVASSEPTFVARMNERAAQLGMTGTHFASPNGLFSRQNYSTARDLAILGMEIDRLFPEYRHFFQATAVTIDGKEIKSNNLLLSRYPGTIGMKTGFLCASGRNYVGLATRNGKQVMVVVLGATTERERNERSAQYLTQAFDGQLAARAERVDDIPNRPEVAPEDMRIRLCTNQSAAYETSREALYPMGLPGHETYLEGEGPSQVYAIRTWASETVESVPLPAPRPVTQ; this is translated from the coding sequence ATGCCGGGAAAACAGCCGACGAAGCGAATGTTCAAAGGCGCTTTGCTTGTTGCCTCTTGCCTGGCGAGCGTGCCGGCCAGTGCAACGCCGGTGCTGGTTGTGGATGTCGCAAGTCGTGATGTGCTTTATCAGGAGGATGCCGGCGTGCCTTGGTATCCGGCCTCGACAACCAAAATGATGACGGCTCTGCTGACCTTCGAGGCTCTTCATGCAAATGTCGTGAGCCTGAAGACGCCTGTTGTGATGTCGCGTAACGCGACGAAACAGGCGTTTTTGGAGTCCGGCCTCACATTTGGCCGAACGATGACGATCGAGGATGCGCTTTATGCGACGATTACCGCGTCTGCAAATGACGTGGCGGTCGCTTTGGCCGAAACCGTTGCATCCAGCGAACCAACATTCGTTGCCCGCATGAACGAGAGGGCCGCGCAGCTTGGGATGACTGGAACGCATTTCGCCAGTCCGAACGGTCTTTTCAGCCGGCAGAATTATTCAACGGCCCGTGATCTTGCGATCCTTGGTATGGAAATTGATCGGCTGTTTCCCGAGTACCGCCATTTCTTCCAGGCCACGGCAGTGACCATCGACGGCAAGGAGATCAAGTCGAACAATTTGCTCCTGAGCCGCTACCCCGGCACGATTGGAATGAAAACCGGTTTTCTCTGTGCGTCGGGGAGAAACTATGTCGGCCTTGCCACGCGCAATGGCAAGCAGGTTATGGTCGTCGTGCTCGGTGCGACCACGGAAAGAGAACGCAATGAGCGTTCCGCGCAGTACCTCACTCAGGCCTTCGACGGGCAATTGGCGGCACGGGCGGAGCGCGTGGATGACATTCCAAACAGGCCGGAGGTCGCGCCGGAAGATATGCGGATACGTCTCTGTACCAACCAGAGCGCGGCTTATGAGACCAGCCGCGAAGCACTTTACCCAATGGGGTTGCCCGGCCACGAAACCTATTTGGAAGGTGAGGGGCCAAGCCAGGTCTACGCCATCCGCACATGGGCCAGCGAAACCGTTGAGAGTGTGCCGTTACCTGCTCCGCGCCCCGTCACGCAGTGA
- a CDS encoding SDR family NAD(P)-dependent oxidoreductase: MKTWFITGASRGFGALVTELALSNGDNVVATARNPKAITDRFGTHPNLMPISLDVTNEQQAETAAREAIARFGRIDVLLNNAGFGLMGAVEEASAAEVEAIYRTNVFGLLNVTRAILPHMRKARSGRILNISSIGGYRGAAGFGVYSSTKFAVEGISEALHDELAPLGIHVTVIEPGYFRTDFLDSTSLSVSTNIIDDYAATAGMVRSVATDLSHNQPGDPKKLAAVLLEFADAANPPLRLPLGSDTVAAIEDKHRRDAAILAEWRSVSISTDFISE, from the coding sequence ATGAAAACCTGGTTTATCACCGGTGCATCCCGCGGCTTTGGCGCTCTCGTCACTGAGTTGGCTCTGTCCAATGGAGATAACGTCGTCGCCACGGCCCGTAACCCGAAGGCGATAACCGATCGTTTCGGAACACATCCCAATCTGATGCCGATCTCGCTTGATGTCACCAACGAACAGCAGGCCGAAACGGCAGCACGTGAAGCAATCGCCCGCTTCGGTCGCATCGATGTCCTCCTGAACAATGCCGGCTTCGGACTTATGGGAGCGGTTGAGGAAGCTTCTGCCGCCGAGGTAGAAGCAATTTACCGCACCAACGTCTTCGGCCTCCTGAATGTCACACGCGCAATCCTGCCGCATATGCGGAAGGCGCGCTCGGGTCGCATACTCAATATTTCCTCGATCGGCGGTTATCGCGGTGCTGCGGGATTTGGTGTCTATTCGTCGACCAAATTCGCGGTTGAAGGAATAAGTGAAGCCCTGCACGATGAACTCGCACCGCTTGGTATCCATGTGACAGTGATCGAACCGGGCTATTTCCGCACCGATTTTCTCGACAGCACTTCGCTGTCCGTCAGCACAAACATTATCGACGACTACGCAGCCACCGCCGGAATGGTCCGCTCGGTAGCAACCGACCTCAGCCACAACCAGCCCGGTGATCCGAAAAAGCTGGCGGCAGTTCTCCTCGAGTTCGCAGATGCCGCCAATCCCCCTCTGAGACTGCCCCTCGGCAGTGACACCGTCGCCGCGATTGAAGACAAACATCGCAGAGACGCGGCAATTCTCGCGGAATGGCGTTCGGTATCAATATCGACCGACTTCATTTCTGAATGA
- a CDS encoding heme-binding protein, producing the protein MKNVLLSIALSTAFASSAFAQDTVKQTSLGTAAAVELANAAVAACSAEGYNVAAAVTDRAGILLALVRAENAGAHTANAATAKAYTSASSRNPTSGMAETVSKNPAAAGLVDIPGFLVLAGGVPLKIGKDTIGAIGVGGAPGGQLDEACATKAIEKLADRLK; encoded by the coding sequence ATGAAAAACGTTCTGCTTTCGATCGCACTTTCAACTGCTTTCGCTAGCTCCGCCTTCGCGCAAGACACCGTCAAGCAGACGAGCCTTGGCACGGCTGCGGCAGTCGAACTGGCGAACGCAGCAGTCGCCGCGTGCTCTGCCGAAGGTTACAATGTTGCAGCAGCCGTCACCGACCGGGCTGGCATCCTGCTGGCACTGGTTCGCGCTGAAAACGCTGGTGCCCACACGGCAAATGCCGCCACGGCCAAGGCATACACATCGGCATCCTCACGCAATCCAACCAGCGGGATGGCCGAAACCGTTTCGAAAAACCCCGCAGCTGCCGGTCTCGTCGACATTCCGGGCTTCCTGGTCCTGGCAGGAGGCGTTCCGCTCAAGATCGGAAAAGACACCATCGGTGCAATCGGCGTTGGTGGCGCGCCCGGCGGTCAACTCGATGAGGCTTGCGCTACGAAGGCGATCGAGAAACTTGCTGACCGGCTGAAGTAA
- a CDS encoding GMC family oxidoreductase gives MATKNSADVVIVGTGVVGVVIAEQLLDAGHSVLMIEAGPRVTRAEVVENFRNAPLGVKGDTSVAYPPRPWAPHPTGGEKPEDAYLQLSGPDSYAQTFIRYAGGSTWHWAGTSWRLTPEDMRLRSLYGVGRDWAFDYDTLEPYYVRTEKKLGICGPSDPALQWPQRPRSAPYPMPALPFSPGENRFTEVVKTLGYNNIPVAQARNSGMPYDDRPACCASNNCVPVCPVGARYDAATSLHRLENKGATILADSVVYKVETNAQNKIEAVHYLDQNKQTHRVTGKLFVLACNGLENPKLLLMSADDRNPNGVANSSDQVGRNMMDHPQLTLTVTTKEPFWAGVGPVVNSGIMETSQGAFRSEHAGAYFRFNNFARNRFVTFAALKKGLVGKALDAEIRRLTACTADIVAAHEVLPDPNNRLTLSEKKDWHGLPKPSIHYDVGEYTRKSAEVYSLPIGRRIAEAMGATDVKISPKFNQSKHIMGGTIMGNDASNSVVDADCRSHDHENLFIPGGGAMASTACGNSTITMTALAIKAGDAIVSQMRGA, from the coding sequence ATGGCTACCAAGAATAGTGCCGACGTCGTCATCGTCGGAACGGGCGTCGTTGGCGTCGTTATTGCAGAACAGTTGCTCGATGCCGGCCACTCCGTTTTGATGATCGAGGCCGGGCCGCGCGTTACGCGCGCCGAAGTCGTCGAGAACTTCCGAAACGCCCCACTCGGTGTCAAAGGCGACACATCCGTTGCCTATCCACCGCGTCCCTGGGCACCCCATCCAACCGGCGGAGAAAAGCCGGAAGATGCCTATCTTCAATTGAGCGGTCCCGACAGTTACGCCCAGACCTTCATTCGTTACGCCGGGGGCTCCACATGGCACTGGGCCGGCACATCCTGGCGCCTGACACCCGAAGACATGCGTCTTCGATCTCTCTACGGCGTTGGCCGCGACTGGGCGTTCGACTACGACACGCTCGAGCCCTATTACGTCCGCACTGAGAAAAAGCTTGGCATCTGCGGCCCCTCTGACCCTGCGCTGCAATGGCCGCAACGCCCGCGTTCTGCACCCTACCCCATGCCTGCTTTGCCGTTTTCTCCCGGCGAAAACCGTTTCACCGAGGTCGTAAAGACTTTGGGATACAACAACATTCCAGTCGCGCAGGCGCGCAACAGCGGCATGCCTTACGATGACCGCCCCGCCTGTTGTGCCAGCAACAACTGCGTCCCGGTCTGTCCCGTTGGAGCACGATACGATGCGGCAACCTCGCTACATCGGCTGGAAAACAAAGGCGCCACGATCCTTGCCGATTCTGTCGTCTACAAGGTGGAGACCAATGCACAGAACAAGATCGAGGCTGTCCATTACCTCGATCAGAACAAACAGACACATCGTGTCACCGGCAAGCTTTTCGTGCTCGCCTGCAATGGCCTCGAAAATCCCAAGCTGCTCTTGATGTCGGCAGACGACCGCAATCCAAACGGGGTCGCCAACAGTTCCGATCAGGTCGGCCGCAACATGATGGATCACCCTCAGCTCACATTGACCGTGACGACGAAGGAACCCTTCTGGGCAGGCGTTGGACCCGTCGTCAACAGCGGCATTATGGAAACGTCCCAAGGGGCATTTCGCTCCGAACACGCTGGCGCTTATTTCCGCTTCAACAACTTCGCCCGCAACCGTTTCGTCACCTTCGCAGCCTTGAAAAAGGGCCTCGTCGGCAAGGCGCTCGACGCCGAAATCCGCCGGCTGACAGCCTGCACGGCCGATATCGTCGCCGCGCACGAAGTCCTTCCCGACCCGAACAACCGACTGACTCTATCCGAAAAGAAAGATTGGCACGGCTTGCCCAAGCCATCGATCCACTACGATGTCGGCGAGTACACTCGCAAATCTGCCGAAGTCTATTCGCTGCCGATCGGTCGTCGCATCGCCGAGGCGATGGGCGCGACCGACGTCAAGATCAGCCCCAAGTTCAACCAGAGCAAGCACATCATGGGTGGCACGATCATGGGTAACGACGCGAGCAATTCCGTTGTCGATGCCGACTGCCGATCACACGACCACGAAAATCTTTTTATTCCCGGCGGTGGCGCCATGGCATCCACAGCCTGCGGCAATAGCACGATCACCATGACCGCTCTTGCCATCAAGGCCGGTGATGCAATCGTCAGCCAGATGCGGGGCGCATGA
- a CDS encoding GHKL domain-containing protein — MRAATLGFWATFLVTTLIAIGAVAVVRYNTGLSELAATTRQTDVLLAEKLAQHDAHLTALAAVVRMSNDEPAESVQGLAQSVSMFYSRITNIATIRIEGPVSRVVTYGAATGPLVSSEPTEGLLLPQRPGDTMVRAIPGAHAYDIYKLVEFNRLLRLRIDATRLLAIEQMPPEYSVGLSLGDSVLFTRPTSAPAITSATEALSSSNAGQPLKLTVSRVFGPKELLPPLVLIPVLALLAGALWLVRQYRHASNERRRQEQRAALLEQETQLAHAGRVNALGEMASGIAHELAQPVAAMLAQSQAARRAITINRTDILEQALDANVREAKRAGDILGRMRAYISGADAKIENVSLTDALTGALRLVESDIAQRGIVLETSISEKPCLIAIDVISFQQVIHNLIRNAVDALVNRPAPHIRISAEPQGKEVIITVRDNGPGLDPALIERIFEPFFTTKKDGMGLGLPLCARLIEKMNGTLEAHNDDGACFTIRIPLGSAE, encoded by the coding sequence TTGCGAGCAGCCACACTAGGATTTTGGGCCACATTCCTCGTCACGACTTTGATCGCCATCGGCGCGGTCGCGGTCGTCCGATACAACACGGGATTGTCGGAACTTGCCGCCACGACCCGGCAGACTGATGTCCTGCTGGCAGAAAAACTGGCGCAGCACGACGCACACCTGACGGCGCTTGCGGCAGTCGTCCGCATGTCGAACGATGAACCTGCAGAAAGCGTGCAGGGGCTCGCGCAATCCGTAAGCATGTTTTATTCACGCATTACGAACATCGCCACGATCAGGATCGAAGGCCCGGTCTCGCGCGTGGTCACCTATGGCGCAGCGACAGGTCCACTTGTCTCCTCCGAACCCACAGAAGGTTTGCTCCTGCCACAAAGGCCTGGTGACACAATGGTTCGCGCAATCCCGGGCGCGCACGCCTATGACATCTACAAGCTGGTTGAGTTCAATCGGCTGCTGCGGCTGAGGATCGACGCAACCCGATTGCTGGCAATCGAGCAGATGCCACCGGAGTATTCTGTAGGCCTGTCTCTCGGCGACAGTGTGCTTTTCACGCGCCCAACGAGCGCACCTGCCATCACCTCGGCAACCGAAGCGCTTTCGTCCTCCAATGCCGGACAACCTCTGAAGCTCACCGTCAGTCGCGTTTTCGGACCGAAAGAGCTGTTGCCTCCACTAGTTCTGATACCGGTTCTCGCTCTTCTGGCTGGAGCACTCTGGCTTGTTCGACAGTATCGCCATGCCAGCAACGAGCGACGACGTCAGGAACAACGCGCGGCCCTGCTTGAACAAGAAACGCAGCTTGCTCATGCTGGGCGGGTAAACGCGCTCGGTGAAATGGCGTCAGGTATTGCACATGAACTGGCCCAGCCTGTGGCTGCAATGCTCGCGCAAAGCCAGGCAGCGCGCCGCGCGATCACGATCAACCGCACAGACATTCTCGAACAGGCGCTTGATGCCAATGTCCGAGAAGCCAAACGAGCAGGAGACATTCTCGGCCGTATGCGGGCCTATATTTCCGGAGCTGATGCAAAGATCGAGAATGTGTCCTTGACTGACGCGCTGACTGGTGCACTGCGTCTGGTGGAGAGCGACATTGCACAAAGGGGCATCGTTCTGGAAACGTCGATTTCCGAGAAGCCATGTCTTATCGCCATCGACGTCATTTCCTTCCAGCAGGTGATCCACAATCTGATCCGCAATGCTGTTGACGCGCTGGTCAACCGCCCGGCCCCGCACATCAGAATTTCGGCTGAACCTCAAGGAAAGGAAGTGATCATCACTGTCCGCGACAACGGTCCGGGCTTGGACCCTGCCTTGATCGAGCGCATATTCGAACCATTCTTCACGACGAAGAAAGACGGGATGGGTCTTGGCCTGCCGCTTTGCGCACGCCTAATCGAAAAAATGAACGGCACGCTTGAAGCACACAATGATGATGGCGCCTGTTTTACGATCCGCATACCATTGGGGAGCGCCGAATGA